From Vibrio splendidus, a single genomic window includes:
- the uvrA gene encoding excinuclease ABC subunit UvrA encodes MDKIEIRGARTHNLKDINLTIPRDKLTVITGLSGSGKSSLAFDTLYAEGQRRYVESLSAYARQFLSLMEKPDVDHIEGLSPAISIEQKSTSHNPRSTVGTITEVYDYLRLLYARVGEPRCPDHNIPLAAQTISQMVDKVLELPEGSKMMLMAPIVKERKGEHVKTLENLAAQGFIRARIDGETCDLSDPPTLELHKKHTIEVVVDRFKVRPDLQQRLAESFETTLELSGGIAVVGWMDDKEQEEIVFSANFACPKCGYSMQELEPRLFSFNNPAGACGTCDGLGVQQYFDPSRVILDENLSIAEGAIKGWDQKNYYYFQMLTSLSDHYGFDLYVPFNSLPKKTQEIILKGSGRTEVEFKYINDRGDIRVKRHPFEGILNTLERRYRDTESSAVREDLAKYISTKSCSSCDGTRLRLEARNVFIGDTTLPEIVELSIADALEFFQNLSLSGQRGQIADKVMKEINDRLHFLVNVGLNYLNLSRSAETLSGGEAQRIRLASQIGAGLVGVMYVLDEPSIGLHQRDNERLLQTLVHLRDLGNTVLVVEHDEDAIRCADHVIDIGPGAGVHGGHVVAEGTMQDIIENPNSLTGQYLSGAKEIAIPKQRTPIDKKKVVEIVGATGNNLKNVTATIPVGLFSCITGVSGSGKSTLINDTFFKVAHTQLNGATTAVPAQHKKIKGLEHFDKVIDIDQSPIGRTPRSNPATYTGIFTPIRELFAGTQESRSRGYKPGRFSFNVRGGRCEACQGDGVIKVEMHFLPDVYVPCDVCKGKRYNRETLEVRYKGKTIDEVLEMTVEDAREYFNPVPVIARKLQTLMDVGLSYIRLGQAATTLSGGEAQRVKLARELSKRDTGKTLYILDEPTTGLHFHDIQQLLTVLHRLRDHGNTVVVIEHNLDVVKTADWILDLGPEGGQGGGEIVAEGTPEDVALVEGSHTARFLKPMLNLK; translated from the coding sequence ATGGATAAAATAGAAATTAGAGGCGCTCGTACGCATAACCTCAAAGACATTAACCTAACCATACCCCGTGATAAGCTGACGGTTATCACCGGTTTATCAGGTTCAGGAAAGTCGTCACTTGCGTTTGATACTCTCTATGCGGAAGGTCAACGTCGTTATGTAGAATCTTTGTCTGCCTATGCTCGCCAATTTCTATCTCTTATGGAAAAACCCGATGTCGATCACATCGAAGGTTTATCTCCAGCCATCTCGATAGAACAAAAGTCGACCTCTCACAACCCTCGCTCAACCGTCGGTACCATCACTGAGGTCTATGATTACCTAAGACTGCTTTACGCGCGAGTTGGCGAGCCACGCTGTCCTGATCACAATATCCCCCTCGCGGCGCAAACCATCAGCCAAATGGTCGACAAGGTATTAGAACTGCCTGAAGGCTCAAAGATGATGCTGATGGCACCAATCGTCAAAGAACGTAAAGGTGAGCATGTAAAGACACTGGAAAACCTAGCTGCGCAAGGCTTTATCCGAGCTCGTATTGATGGCGAGACCTGTGATTTGTCCGATCCACCCACATTGGAACTTCATAAGAAGCACACCATTGAAGTCGTGGTAGACAGATTTAAGGTTCGTCCTGATCTTCAACAACGTTTAGCCGAATCGTTCGAGACCACATTAGAGCTATCTGGTGGCATTGCAGTTGTCGGTTGGATGGATGATAAAGAACAAGAAGAGATCGTGTTCTCAGCTAACTTTGCTTGTCCAAAGTGTGGCTACAGCATGCAAGAACTTGAGCCGCGCCTGTTCTCATTCAACAATCCTGCAGGTGCATGTGGTACTTGTGATGGACTTGGTGTTCAACAATATTTTGATCCAAGTCGAGTGATTTTAGATGAGAACCTAAGCATTGCAGAAGGTGCAATAAAAGGCTGGGATCAGAAGAATTATTACTATTTTCAGATGCTAACGTCGCTATCAGACCATTATGGTTTTGATCTGTATGTGCCATTCAACTCTCTACCTAAAAAGACTCAAGAGATCATTCTTAAAGGATCAGGGCGTACTGAAGTGGAATTCAAATACATCAATGATCGTGGTGATATCCGAGTCAAGCGTCACCCATTTGAAGGTATTTTAAATACGCTGGAACGCCGTTACCGCGATACTGAATCTAGCGCGGTGCGTGAAGATCTTGCCAAGTACATATCAACAAAGTCGTGTTCTAGCTGTGATGGCACGCGTTTAAGATTAGAAGCTCGAAATGTCTTCATTGGCGATACCACACTGCCAGAAATCGTTGAGCTCAGCATTGCTGATGCACTCGAGTTTTTCCAAAACTTATCGCTTAGCGGTCAGCGTGGTCAGATCGCTGATAAAGTAATGAAAGAGATCAATGACCGTCTGCATTTCTTGGTGAACGTTGGTTTGAATTACCTTAATTTATCACGCAGTGCTGAAACACTGTCTGGTGGTGAAGCGCAACGGATTCGTCTCGCAAGTCAAATTGGTGCTGGTTTAGTGGGTGTTATGTATGTACTCGATGAACCATCAATTGGCCTCCACCAGCGTGATAATGAACGTCTACTGCAAACTTTGGTTCACCTCAGAGACTTAGGAAATACCGTGCTTGTTGTTGAACATGATGAAGACGCAATCCGTTGTGCTGACCATGTTATCGATATAGGCCCAGGTGCGGGTGTGCATGGTGGGCACGTGGTCGCAGAAGGCACCATGCAAGACATCATCGAAAACCCGAATTCTTTAACCGGGCAATACCTCAGTGGCGCCAAAGAAATTGCGATACCAAAACAAAGAACGCCTATCGACAAGAAAAAGGTCGTCGAGATCGTTGGCGCAACGGGGAACAACCTAAAGAATGTCACTGCGACGATCCCTGTAGGCTTGTTCAGCTGTATTACGGGGGTATCGGGGTCAGGTAAATCTACTCTAATCAATGACACCTTCTTTAAAGTTGCCCACACTCAATTAAACGGTGCAACAACCGCAGTTCCAGCGCAGCACAAAAAGATAAAAGGCTTAGAGCATTTCGACAAAGTGATCGATATTGATCAAAGCCCTATCGGTCGCACCCCTAGATCAAACCCTGCAACCTACACTGGTATTTTCACGCCAATTCGTGAGTTATTTGCCGGTACCCAAGAATCACGATCTCGTGGCTACAAGCCAGGTCGATTCAGTTTTAACGTTCGTGGTGGTCGCTGTGAAGCGTGTCAGGGAGACGGTGTCATCAAAGTAGAGATGCACTTCTTGCCAGATGTGTATGTGCCGTGTGATGTGTGTAAAGGTAAGCGTTATAACCGTGAAACTTTAGAAGTTCGCTACAAAGGCAAAACCATTGACGAAGTTCTAGAGATGACAGTGGAAGATGCTCGAGAATACTTCAACCCTGTTCCTGTTATCGCTCGTAAGCTGCAAACATTGATGGATGTTGGCCTTTCCTACATTCGCCTCGGACAAGCAGCGACGACCTTATCTGGTGGTGAAGCGCAACGCGTTAAATTAGCGCGTGAATTGTCTAAACGAGACACGGGAAAAACCTTATACATTCTTGATGAACCAACAACAGGTCTTCATTTCCACGATATCCAGCAGCTATTGACGGTATTACATAGATTGCGAGATCACGGCAATACGGTAGTGGTGATTGAACACAATCTAGATGTCGTCAAAACAGCAGACTGGATCTTAGACCTTGGTCCTGAAGGTGGTCAAGGTGGTGGTGAGATTGTTGCAGAAGGTACACCTGAAGATGTGGCGTTAGTCGAAGGTTCGCACACTGCTCGCTTCCTTAAGCCTATGTTAAATTTGAAGTAG
- the galU gene encoding UTP--glucose-1-phosphate uridylyltransferase GalU, with translation MIKKCLFPAAGYGTRFLPATKSMPKEMMPVVNKPLIEYGVEEAIEAGMDGMCIVTGRGKHSLMDHFDKNYELEHQISGTNKEDLLINIRETIEAANFTYIRQREMKGLGHAILTGRELVGDEPFAVVLADDLCVNEQQGVLAQMVALYKQFRCSIVAVQEVPEEETHKYGVISGEMIKDDLFRVDDMVEKPEPGTAPSNLAIIGRYILTPDIFELIEQTEPGKGGEIQITDALLKQAKAGCVLAYKFKGQRFDCGSVEGYIEATNYCFENLYKKDQQQIELGKHSTTKEA, from the coding sequence ATGATCAAAAAGTGCCTTTTCCCGGCAGCTGGCTACGGTACACGTTTTTTACCTGCAACTAAGTCAATGCCGAAAGAAATGATGCCTGTCGTCAACAAACCTCTGATTGAATACGGTGTTGAAGAGGCGATCGAAGCTGGTATGGACGGCATGTGCATCGTGACTGGCCGTGGTAAGCATTCATTGATGGACCACTTTGATAAGAACTACGAGCTTGAGCACCAGATCAGCGGCACCAATAAAGAAGATTTGCTGATCAATATCCGTGAGACGATTGAAGCAGCAAACTTCACGTACATTCGTCAACGTGAAATGAAAGGCCTTGGCCACGCTATCTTAACGGGTCGCGAACTTGTGGGTGATGAACCTTTTGCAGTAGTGCTTGCTGATGACCTTTGTGTTAACGAACAGCAAGGTGTACTGGCTCAAATGGTTGCACTATACAAACAGTTCCGTTGCTCAATTGTGGCAGTCCAAGAAGTTCCAGAGGAAGAGACTCACAAGTACGGTGTTATCTCTGGCGAAATGATTAAAGATGATCTTTTCCGTGTTGATGACATGGTAGAAAAGCCAGAACCAGGCACTGCGCCAAGCAACCTAGCAATCATTGGCCGTTACATTCTGACTCCAGATATCTTTGAGCTTATCGAGCAGACTGAACCAGGCAAAGGCGGCGAAATCCAAATCACTGATGCATTGCTAAAACAAGCAAAAGCAGGTTGTGTATTGGCTTACAAATTTAAAGGCCAACGTTTTGACTGCGGTAGTGTTGAAGGCTACATCGAAGCAACAAATTACTGCTTTGAAAACCTATACAAAAAAGACCAGCAACAAATCGAGCTAGGTAAGCACTCAACAACAAAAGAAGCTTAA